A region from the Stutzerimonas stutzeri genome encodes:
- a CDS encoding DUF2218 domain-containing protein, translating to MFSSSVRIQTSNPSRLIRRLCKHWGHKFEVNFDDQQGRIALGETICLLEAGEGALKAELQTADEAQLSRMEGVVADHLQRMATDETFTFVWQR from the coding sequence ATGTTCAGTTCCAGCGTACGCATCCAGACATCCAACCCCAGCCGCCTGATTCGCCGGTTGTGCAAGCACTGGGGCCACAAGTTCGAGGTGAATTTCGATGACCAGCAAGGCCGCATCGCGCTCGGCGAAACCATCTGCCTGCTCGAAGCCGGCGAGGGGGCACTGAAGGCCGAGTTGCAGACGGCCGACGAGGCTCAGCTGAGCCGGATGGAAGGCGTCGTGGCCGACCACCTGCAGCGGATGGCGACGGACGAGACCTTCACCTTCGTCTGGCAGCGCTGA
- a CDS encoding M23 family metallopeptidase, with protein MASTRLIVSLALLLTCSTASLPLLAGGSITNATLPSGKPGTVRLLATRVGSGKAMVVQNDTDVPIEAVLRLTRMVNVTGVGKGVIRKTVPARTRMRIATLQKRQASYPLMYQQSFSYSLIYSPEPGRKGSVGGHAYELPWQGGPFRISQGAGGDFSHNSPKGRYAVDVAMPVGTPIVAARAGTVLEVRNGQGGRLPDPAGNYVRIAHQDGTHSAYLHLKRGSVQVRPGQQVKVGTLLGQSGNTGRSTGPHLHFVVQKAYGDSMVSIPFRFSRPVDELPNFASNDQ; from the coding sequence ATGGCTTCGACTCGGCTGATTGTTTCCTTGGCACTACTGCTCACCTGCTCCACCGCTTCGCTACCGCTGCTGGCGGGCGGCAGCATCACCAACGCGACGCTTCCCTCCGGCAAGCCCGGCACTGTTCGCCTGCTGGCCACCCGCGTCGGGTCCGGCAAGGCGATGGTCGTGCAAAACGATACGGACGTGCCGATCGAGGCGGTGCTGCGCCTGACCCGCATGGTCAATGTCACCGGCGTCGGCAAGGGCGTCATCCGCAAGACCGTACCGGCGCGCACCCGCATGCGCATCGCCACCTTGCAAAAGCGTCAGGCGAGCTATCCGCTGATGTACCAGCAGTCGTTCAGTTACTCGCTGATCTATTCACCAGAGCCGGGCCGCAAAGGCAGCGTAGGAGGACACGCCTACGAACTGCCGTGGCAAGGCGGCCCGTTCCGTATCTCCCAGGGCGCCGGCGGTGATTTCAGCCACAACTCGCCCAAGGGGCGCTACGCGGTGGACGTGGCGATGCCGGTGGGCACGCCCATCGTTGCGGCGCGGGCGGGCACGGTGCTGGAAGTGCGCAACGGTCAGGGCGGCCGTCTGCCGGATCCTGCGGGCAACTACGTGAGAATCGCTCACCAGGACGGCACGCACAGTGCCTACCTGCACCTCAAACGCGGCTCTGTTCAGGTCAGACCGGGACAGCAAGTCAAGGTCGGTACGCTGCTCGGTCAGTCTGGAAACACCGGCCGCAGTACCGGTCCCCACCTGCATTTCGTGGTGCAAAAAGCCTACGGCGACTCGATGGTTTCGATTCCTTTCCGCTTTTCCCGTCCGGTAGACGAGCTACCTAATTTCGCCAGCAACGATCAGTAG
- the glgX gene encoding glycogen debranching protein GlgX: MSKQKPAAPQIATASRIREGLPFPLGATWDGLGVNFAIFSANATKVELCLFDTDGETELERIELPEYTDEIWHGYLPDAHPGQIYGYRVHGPYEPEAGHRFNPNKLLIDPYAKQLVGELKWSEALFGYTIGHPDGDLSFDERDSAPFVPKCKIIDPAFTWGHDRPVQVPWDRTIIYETHVRGFTMRHPSVAEDMRGTFGGFKTPEVIDYVRKLGVSSVEFLPIHAFVQDQHLLEKGMSNYWGYNSIAFFAPHPKYLASGKISEFKEMVAHLHNADLEVILDVVYNHTAEGNELGPTLSMRGIDNASYYRLMPDDKRYYINDSGTGNTLDMSHPCVVQMVTDSLRYWAEEMHVDGFRFDLATILGREHDGYDERHGFLVACRQDPVLAKTKLIAEPWDCGPGGYQVGGFPPGWAEWNDQFRDTVRAFWRGDEGQLADFASRLTGSGDLFNQRGRRPFSSVNFVTAHDGFTLKDLVSYNEKHNEDNDEDNRDGSDNNISWNHGVEGPTDDPEIAELRFRQMRNFFATLLFSQGTPMIVAGDEFARTQHGNNNAYCQDSEIGWVNWDIPEESRALQAFVRKLIRLRQRYPMLRRGRFLVGAYNEELGVKDVTWLAPHAEEMTVEHWQDGNNRCMGMLLDGRAQPTGIRRAGSDATLLIIVNSHHDVVNFTLPEVPQGIYWNRLIDTNNPNARAERFDFSDEYALTGRSLLLFELIKEEE; encoded by the coding sequence ATGAGTAAACAAAAGCCTGCGGCGCCTCAGATAGCGACGGCGTCGCGTATCCGTGAAGGCCTCCCCTTCCCTCTTGGCGCTACCTGGGACGGGCTAGGCGTCAATTTTGCGATCTTCTCCGCCAATGCCACCAAGGTCGAGCTGTGCCTGTTCGATACCGACGGCGAGACCGAGCTCGAGCGGATCGAACTTCCCGAATACACCGACGAGATCTGGCATGGCTACCTGCCCGATGCTCACCCGGGACAGATTTATGGCTATCGGGTGCACGGACCGTACGAGCCCGAGGCCGGCCACCGGTTCAATCCCAACAAGCTGCTGATCGACCCCTATGCCAAGCAACTGGTCGGCGAATTGAAGTGGTCCGAGGCATTGTTCGGCTACACCATCGGCCACCCCGATGGCGATCTGAGCTTCGATGAACGCGATAGCGCGCCGTTCGTGCCCAAGTGCAAGATCATCGATCCGGCCTTCACCTGGGGCCATGACCGGCCCGTGCAGGTGCCTTGGGACCGCACCATCATCTACGAGACCCACGTGCGTGGGTTCACCATGCGGCACCCCTCGGTGGCCGAAGATATGCGCGGCACCTTCGGCGGTTTCAAGACCCCCGAGGTGATCGACTACGTTCGCAAGCTCGGCGTTTCCTCGGTCGAGTTCCTGCCGATTCACGCCTTTGTACAGGACCAGCACCTGCTCGAGAAGGGCATGAGCAACTACTGGGGCTACAACAGCATCGCCTTCTTCGCGCCGCACCCCAAATACCTGGCCAGCGGCAAGATCAGCGAATTCAAGGAAATGGTCGCGCACCTGCACAACGCCGATCTCGAGGTCATCCTTGATGTGGTCTACAACCACACGGCCGAAGGCAACGAGCTAGGCCCGACGCTTTCGATGCGCGGTATCGACAACGCGTCCTACTACCGGCTGATGCCCGACGACAAGCGCTACTACATCAACGATTCGGGTACCGGCAACACGCTGGACATGAGCCACCCGTGCGTGGTGCAGATGGTGACCGACTCGCTGCGCTACTGGGCCGAGGAAATGCACGTCGATGGTTTCCGCTTCGACCTGGCCACCATCCTCGGACGTGAGCACGACGGCTATGACGAGCGCCACGGCTTCCTCGTGGCCTGTCGCCAGGACCCGGTATTGGCCAAGACCAAACTGATTGCCGAACCCTGGGATTGCGGCCCGGGCGGCTATCAGGTCGGCGGCTTCCCGCCCGGCTGGGCGGAGTGGAACGACCAGTTCCGTGACACCGTACGCGCCTTCTGGCGAGGCGACGAAGGCCAGCTGGCCGACTTCGCCAGCCGCCTGACCGGATCCGGCGACCTGTTCAACCAGCGTGGACGACGCCCGTTCAGTTCGGTCAACTTCGTCACTGCCCACGACGGCTTCACGCTCAAGGACCTGGTTTCCTATAACGAGAAGCACAACGAAGACAACGACGAAGACAACCGCGACGGCAGCGACAACAACATCTCCTGGAACCACGGCGTCGAAGGGCCAACCGATGACCCGGAAATCGCCGAGCTGCGCTTCAGGCAGATGCGCAACTTCTTCGCCACCCTGCTGTTCTCCCAGGGCACGCCCATGATCGTGGCCGGCGACGAGTTCGCACGGACGCAACACGGCAACAACAACGCCTACTGCCAGGACAGCGAAATCGGCTGGGTCAACTGGGACATTCCCGAAGAAAGCCGTGCCTTGCAGGCCTTCGTACGCAAACTGATTCGCTTGCGTCAGCGCTATCCGATGCTGCGCCGTGGGCGCTTCCTGGTCGGCGCCTACAACGAGGAGCTGGGCGTCAAGGATGTCACCTGGCTGGCACCGCACGCGGAAGAAATGACCGTCGAGCATTGGCAGGATGGCAACAACCGGTGCATGGGCATGCTCCTAGATGGCCGCGCCCAGCCCACCGGTATTCGCCGCGCGGGTTCGGATGCGACGCTGCTGATCATCGTCAACTCGCACCACGACGTGGTGAACTTCACCCTTCCCGAGGTTCCGCAAGGCATCTACTGGAACCGGTTGATCGACACCAACAATCCCAACGCGCGGGCCGAGCGTTTCGACTTTAGCGACGAGTACGCACTGACCGGCCGGTCGTTGCTGTTGTTCGAGTTGATCAAGGAAGAGGAATAA
- a CDS encoding DUF2934 domain-containing protein: protein MKKDEQRIRELAYDIWVSEGRPHGQDERHWEMARKLAEAESGTPAAEKPASRARKTATKPTDATPAAKPAKAAKPAKEAKARSDVKPAKPAAAAAKGSAQPKPKADTEAAEGTPAGVKKTRTPRAKKET from the coding sequence ATGAAGAAAGACGAGCAGCGGATCCGTGAACTCGCGTATGACATCTGGGTATCGGAAGGCCGCCCTCACGGTCAGGACGAACGCCACTGGGAAATGGCGCGCAAGCTTGCCGAAGCTGAGAGTGGAACACCCGCGGCCGAAAAACCAGCCAGCCGCGCGCGCAAGACTGCAACCAAGCCGACCGACGCAACCCCCGCCGCGAAGCCGGCCAAGGCTGCGAAACCGGCGAAAGAGGCCAAGGCTCGCTCCGACGTAAAACCCGCCAAACCCGCCGCGGCGGCGGCCAAAGGCTCGGCGCAGCCCAAGCCGAAGGCTGACACCGAAGCGGCTGAAGGTACGCCGGCAGGCGTGAAGAAAACCCGCACGCCACGCGCCAAGAAAGAAACCTGA
- a CDS encoding malto-oligosyltrehalose synthase: MRDLSATLRLQFHRDFTLDDATALVDYFAELGISHLYASPLLTARPGSMHGYDVIDPTRINPELGGEAALRRLVEALRAKGMGLILDIVSNHMAVGGSGNPWWLDVLEWGRRSPYAQFFDIQWNSPDPLLEGQLLVPFLGSDYGEALQEGKIPLRLDIENGAFYAEHYEHRFPVSPPTYGEILRLTDQPELRTLAQHFDALKTEPAPYQTARALRADLARLLEDSSIRQMLEEALKHYDSTTEEGFKRLHGLLERQNYRLASWRTAGDDINWRRFFDINELGGLRVERPVVFEETHAKIFELLGEGLVDGLRIDHVDGLANPRGYCRQLRRRVDRLNAARPAEAAQDHVPIYVEKILAEGERLHDDWGVDGTTGYEFMNQVSLLLHDPAGKAVLCSLWSETAERPADFMEEVRQARQLVLTGPLAGDFETVAQALLQVARHDVMTRDITLGAIRRALLELIVHFPVYRTYIGPRGRREADEPFFQQALAGARTTLGEADWPLLDLLDRWLGGQSLRELPPGPARRMRRYACTRFQQLTSPAAAKAVEDTACYRSGVLLSRNDVGFDPQTFSAPVEAFHAECSMRAEHFPRNLLTTATHDHKRGEDTRARMTAISERAEWFAAKVRHWRQLAYGQRQQLADGPAPSAGDEMLLYQILLGSWPLDLDLDDRAACETYCERIIKWQEKAVREAKLRSTWTDPNSEYEGACQQYLRALLLGEECRTLRSDIAEAAAELAPAGAVNSLTQTLLRMTTPGVPDLYQGADYWDFSLVDPDNRRPVDFDRRQATFDPQAQPGELVANWKDGRIKQWLIARTLLLRRARPRLFTEGRYLPLKVEGEHAERIIAFARELDGDWLVVVAARLSSPLLADSQIPQIPAQRWGDTLVRVPEALNGHAMERLFDGTTVTPKQAGLRVTEVLQQLPVAVLQVSISSTGESER, from the coding sequence ATGAGAGACCTTAGCGCCACGCTGCGATTGCAGTTTCATCGTGATTTCACCCTCGACGACGCCACGGCGCTGGTCGATTACTTCGCCGAACTGGGCATCAGCCACCTCTATGCCTCCCCCCTGCTGACGGCGCGCCCCGGATCGATGCACGGCTACGATGTCATCGACCCGACACGCATCAATCCCGAACTGGGTGGCGAAGCGGCGCTGCGTCGCCTGGTCGAGGCGCTGCGAGCCAAGGGCATGGGCCTGATCCTTGACATCGTCTCCAACCACATGGCCGTTGGCGGCTCGGGCAACCCCTGGTGGCTGGACGTGCTCGAATGGGGCCGCCGCAGTCCGTACGCGCAGTTTTTCGACATCCAGTGGAATTCGCCCGACCCATTGCTCGAAGGCCAACTGCTGGTGCCCTTCCTCGGCAGCGACTACGGCGAGGCCTTGCAGGAGGGCAAGATTCCCCTGCGTCTGGACATCGAGAACGGTGCTTTCTACGCCGAACACTACGAGCACCGCTTCCCTGTTTCGCCGCCCACCTACGGCGAAATCCTGCGACTGACCGACCAGCCTGAATTGCGAACCCTGGCGCAGCATTTCGATGCACTGAAAACCGAGCCGGCGCCCTATCAGACCGCACGTGCATTGCGTGCAGACCTGGCCCGTCTACTGGAGGACAGCAGCATTCGGCAGATGCTGGAGGAAGCACTCAAACACTACGACTCGACCACCGAGGAAGGTTTCAAACGCCTGCACGGCCTGCTCGAACGCCAGAACTACCGTCTCGCCAGCTGGCGCACTGCTGGCGACGACATCAACTGGCGACGCTTCTTCGACATCAACGAGCTGGGCGGCTTGCGCGTCGAGCGTCCGGTGGTCTTCGAGGAAACCCACGCAAAAATCTTCGAGCTGCTCGGGGAAGGCCTGGTCGACGGATTGCGCATCGACCATGTCGATGGGTTGGCCAATCCGCGCGGATACTGCCGCCAGCTGAGGCGCCGGGTCGATCGATTGAATGCCGCGCGGCCAGCCGAAGCCGCCCAGGATCACGTGCCCATCTACGTGGAGAAGATTCTGGCCGAGGGTGAACGCCTGCACGACGATTGGGGTGTCGACGGCACCACCGGCTACGAATTCATGAATCAGGTGTCCTTGCTGCTGCACGATCCGGCCGGCAAGGCGGTGCTGTGTTCACTATGGAGCGAAACGGCAGAGCGCCCGGCAGATTTCATGGAGGAAGTCCGCCAAGCCCGACAACTGGTGCTGACCGGGCCCTTGGCGGGCGATTTCGAAACCGTCGCACAGGCGCTGCTGCAGGTGGCCCGCCATGACGTGATGACCCGCGACATCACCCTTGGCGCCATTCGTCGTGCGCTGTTGGAGCTGATCGTGCACTTCCCCGTCTACCGCACCTATATAGGCCCGCGGGGGCGCCGTGAGGCCGACGAGCCGTTCTTCCAGCAAGCGCTGGCCGGCGCGCGCACCACGCTCGGCGAGGCGGACTGGCCTCTGCTGGACCTGCTCGACCGCTGGCTAGGCGGCCAGAGCTTGCGCGAGCTGCCGCCGGGTCCGGCACGGCGTATGCGCCGCTATGCCTGCACCCGCTTTCAGCAGCTCACCTCCCCCGCGGCCGCCAAGGCCGTGGAAGACACCGCCTGCTACCGCTCGGGGGTCTTGCTCTCGCGCAACGACGTCGGGTTCGATCCGCAGACGTTCAGCGCGCCGGTGGAGGCGTTTCATGCCGAATGCTCGATGCGTGCCGAACACTTTCCCCGCAACCTGCTGACCACCGCGACGCACGACCACAAGCGCGGCGAAGACACCCGTGCCCGCATGACTGCAATCAGCGAGCGCGCCGAGTGGTTTGCCGCCAAGGTGCGCCATTGGCGCCAGCTCGCCTACGGCCAACGCCAGCAACTGGCCGACGGGCCTGCTCCGTCCGCCGGCGACGAAATGCTGCTGTATCAGATTCTGCTCGGTAGCTGGCCGCTGGACCTCGATCTGGACGACCGCGCCGCCTGCGAGACGTACTGCGAGCGAATCATCAAATGGCAGGAAAAGGCCGTACGCGAAGCCAAGCTGCGTAGCACCTGGACCGACCCCAACAGCGAATATGAAGGCGCCTGCCAGCAGTACCTGCGCGCCCTGCTACTCGGTGAGGAATGCCGCACGCTGCGCAGCGATATCGCCGAGGCGGCAGCCGAACTGGCGCCCGCCGGCGCGGTGAACAGTCTGACGCAAACCTTGCTGCGCATGACCACGCCTGGCGTGCCGGATCTGTATCAAGGTGCCGATTACTGGGATTTCAGCCTGGTCGACCCGGACAACCGACGCCCTGTGGACTTCGATCGACGTCAAGCGACCTTCGACCCGCAGGCGCAGCCTGGTGAGCTGGTGGCCAACTGGAAAGACGGCCGCATCAAGCAATGGCTGATCGCACGGACCCTGCTGTTGCGCCGCGCACGGCCGCGCCTGTTCACGGAGGGGCGCTACCTGCCGTTGAAAGTCGAGGGCGAGCACGCCGAGCGAATCATCGCCTTCGCCCGTGAGCTGGACGGCGACTGGCTGGTCGTCGTGGCGGCCCGACTGTCCAGCCCGCTGCTGGCCGATAGCCAGATACCGCAGATTCCAGCGCAACGTTGGGGCGACACCCTGGTGCGCGTACCCGAGGCGCTGAACGGTCATGCAATGGAGCGACTTTTTGACGGAACGACAGTCACACCCAAACAAGCGGGTTTGCGTGTGACCGAGGTTTTACAACAACTGCCCGTGGCGGTTTTACAGGTATCGATCAGTTCAACAGGAGAATCAGAACGATGA
- the malQ gene encoding 4-alpha-glucanotransferase, protein MSDERLNRLAKAAGLSIDWVDADGRDQRVSPEVLRAVLCGLGLPADSEADIETSLEKLDAINGASHLPPLLTLDQGVALDLSRYAEPGTGYELVLEDGSRQDGRLDEQTRLPAIATPGYHQLELAGRRVTLAVAPHACPRVEDVAPNAWGLTVQLYGLRRPGDGGLGDTLALEALARNAAAHGADALGISPIHAMFTGNSGHYSPYSPSSRLFFNILHSAPEAILGDTPLRIAIESCGLTEELERLEQLELIDWDAVSRTRQCLLRALYDDFTKGGNALQADFDSFRQAGGEALENHCRFEALHAALRSPEGHPQHWRDWPEQYRSPQNPAVDEFARTHADEVSYYAFCQWLIARGLERAQTAARSAGMKIGLISDLAVGADGGGSQAWSRQDEVLAALSVGAPPDIINRQGQSWGISAFSPWGLRANGYRAFIEMVRANLAHAGGMRIDHVMGLMRLWVMPAGAGPMEGAYLNYPFDDLLRLLSLEAWRRNAVILGEDLGTVPDGLREKLADRGLLGMRVLFFERDHHGNFKTPMEWPRSALATSTTHDLPTISGWWQGHDIDWRIRVGQHQEHERPAQLEERERERAGLLRLLREYAAEVQGDLTDPDVLAEACGAFIGHTPAPLALFPVEDALCLLEQPNMPGTTDTHPNWRRRYPGDSATLLDSPACTRRLETLARARRQTTGSNAR, encoded by the coding sequence ATGAGCGATGAACGACTGAACCGTCTGGCCAAGGCGGCGGGTCTGTCCATCGACTGGGTGGATGCCGATGGGCGCGACCAACGGGTGAGCCCTGAGGTATTGCGCGCAGTGCTCTGTGGGCTGGGCCTCCCCGCCGACAGCGAAGCCGACATCGAGACCAGCCTGGAAAAACTCGATGCCATCAACGGCGCGTCCCACCTACCGCCCTTGCTGACGCTGGACCAGGGTGTAGCCCTCGACCTCAGCCGCTACGCCGAACCCGGCACCGGCTACGAGTTGGTGCTGGAAGACGGGAGCCGCCAAGACGGACGACTGGATGAGCAGACACGCCTGCCCGCGATCGCCACGCCCGGCTATCACCAACTGGAACTCGCCGGGCGGCGGGTGACCCTGGCGGTCGCTCCGCACGCCTGCCCGCGTGTCGAAGATGTCGCTCCCAATGCCTGGGGCCTGACGGTGCAACTGTATGGGCTGCGCCGCCCTGGCGATGGCGGGCTGGGCGATACCCTGGCCCTCGAGGCGCTGGCGCGCAACGCCGCCGCCCACGGTGCCGATGCCCTCGGCATCAGCCCCATCCATGCGATGTTCACTGGCAACAGCGGCCACTACAGCCCCTACTCGCCCTCCAGCCGGCTGTTTTTCAACATCCTGCACAGCGCGCCGGAGGCGATACTCGGCGACACACCGCTGCGCATCGCCATCGAGTCCTGCGGTCTGACCGAGGAGCTCGAGCGCCTGGAGCAGCTCGAGCTGATCGACTGGGACGCGGTTTCCCGCACACGGCAATGCTTGCTGCGCGCGCTCTACGACGACTTCACCAAAGGCGGCAACGCGCTGCAGGCCGACTTCGACAGCTTTCGTCAGGCCGGTGGCGAGGCGCTGGAAAACCATTGCCGCTTCGAGGCGCTGCATGCTGCATTACGCAGCCCCGAAGGCCATCCACAGCACTGGCGCGACTGGCCGGAGCAGTACCGCTCGCCGCAGAATCCGGCGGTCGATGAATTCGCCCGGACGCATGCCGACGAAGTGAGCTACTACGCGTTCTGCCAGTGGCTGATTGCGCGGGGGCTGGAACGTGCGCAAACCGCCGCGCGCAGCGCTGGCATGAAGATCGGCCTGATCAGCGATCTGGCCGTCGGCGCCGACGGTGGCGGCAGCCAGGCCTGGAGCCGTCAGGACGAGGTGCTGGCAGCCCTGAGTGTCGGCGCCCCGCCGGACATCATCAATCGCCAGGGGCAAAGCTGGGGCATCTCGGCCTTCTCGCCCTGGGGCCTGAGGGCCAACGGTTACCGTGCCTTCATTGAAATGGTGCGCGCCAATCTGGCCCACGCCGGTGGCATGCGGATCGACCACGTCATGGGGCTGATGCGCCTGTGGGTGATGCCGGCAGGCGCCGGGCCCATGGAAGGCGCCTACCTGAATTACCCCTTCGACGATTTGTTGCGGTTGCTGTCGCTCGAAGCCTGGCGCCGCAACGCGGTGATTCTCGGCGAAGACCTCGGCACCGTGCCCGACGGCCTTCGCGAAAAACTGGCCGATCGCGGCCTGCTGGGCATGCGCGTGCTGTTCTTCGAACGTGACCACCACGGCAACTTCAAGACACCCATGGAATGGCCGCGCAGCGCCCTGGCGACCTCCACCACCCATGATCTGCCGACCATCAGCGGGTGGTGGCAGGGTCACGACATCGATTGGCGGATCCGCGTCGGCCAGCATCAGGAACACGAGCGCCCGGCGCAACTGGAGGAGCGCGAACGCGAGCGCGCCGGCCTGCTTCGCCTGCTGCGCGAATACGCGGCGGAGGTTCAGGGCGACCTGACCGATCCCGACGTGCTGGCCGAAGCCTGTGGCGCGTTCATCGGGCACACCCCGGCGCCGCTTGCGCTGTTTCCGGTCGAGGACGCGCTCTGTCTGCTCGAACAGCCGAACATGCCCGGCACCACCGACACCCACCCCAACTGGCGGCGCCGCTATCCCGGCGACAGCGCCACGCTGCTCGACTCCCCGGCCTGCACGCGCCGCCTTGAGACCCTTGCCCGAGCCCGTCGGCAGACCACTGGAAGCAATGCTCGATGA
- the treZ gene encoding malto-oligosyltrehalose trehalohydrolase translates to MQSRPARNGRHGPVLLDDSHTRFRLWAPDARSVSLVIVGGDTLPMRQDEDGWYSLETEAGAGTRYSFLIDDELTVPDPASRAQSADVHDPSIVVDPDAYQWRNRDWQGRPWAETVLYELHVGAYGGYAQIEQRLKALADLGVTAIELMPLAEFPGERNWGYDGVLLYAPEASYGTPEQLKHLIDTAHGLGLMVFIDVVYNHFGPDGNYLHRYAKHFFRHDQQTPWGDAIDFRRREVRDFFIDNALMWLMDYRFDGLRMDAVHAIPDRTFLTELAERVRAEAEPGRHVHLVLENEDNRASLLTQGFTAQWNDDGHNVLHALLTDESQGYYADYHQDATTKLVRFLGEGFIYQGHQNRRGESRGEPSGHLSPTSFVLFLQNHDQTGNRAFGDRLINLTDADALKAATAVLLLSPMIPLLFMGEEWGAREPFLFFTSHHGELADAVREGRRGEFAEFSEFADEQTRERIPDPNAVETFEASMPDFGKREQPGHAEWLALYQRLLGIRHREIVPRLEGARFLGAQALAEAAVLARWQLGDGSELRLELNLGDVDLEVAPPSAGARLLHASRGTDAETGMGMLPARTAKMYLEVANER, encoded by the coding sequence ATGCAAAGCAGGCCAGCCCGCAATGGGCGACACGGACCGGTACTACTCGACGATTCGCACACCCGGTTCAGGCTATGGGCACCCGACGCGCGCAGCGTCAGTCTGGTAATAGTGGGTGGCGATACGCTGCCCATGCGGCAAGACGAAGACGGTTGGTACAGCCTTGAGACCGAGGCCGGGGCCGGTACGCGCTACAGCTTTCTCATCGATGACGAACTGACGGTGCCTGACCCGGCGTCTCGCGCCCAGTCCGCCGACGTGCACGATCCGAGTATCGTGGTCGATCCCGATGCCTATCAATGGCGCAACCGCGACTGGCAAGGGCGGCCATGGGCCGAGACGGTGCTCTATGAACTTCATGTAGGCGCCTACGGTGGCTATGCGCAGATCGAGCAGCGCCTCAAGGCATTGGCCGATCTGGGCGTCACCGCCATCGAGCTGATGCCGCTCGCCGAGTTTCCCGGTGAGCGCAACTGGGGGTACGACGGTGTGCTGCTGTACGCACCGGAGGCCTCATACGGCACGCCGGAGCAGCTCAAGCATCTGATCGACACCGCTCATGGCCTGGGCCTGATGGTCTTTATCGACGTGGTCTACAACCACTTCGGCCCGGACGGCAATTACCTGCACCGCTACGCCAAGCACTTCTTCCGTCACGATCAGCAGACGCCGTGGGGCGACGCCATCGATTTCCGTCGCCGGGAAGTCCGCGACTTCTTCATCGACAACGCGCTGATGTGGCTGATGGACTATCGCTTCGACGGCCTGCGCATGGACGCCGTTCACGCCATTCCGGACCGGACCTTTCTGACCGAGCTGGCTGAGCGGGTGCGTGCCGAGGCCGAGCCTGGGCGCCATGTGCACCTTGTGCTGGAAAACGAGGACAACCGGGCGAGTCTGCTCACACAAGGTTTCACCGCTCAGTGGAACGACGATGGACATAACGTCCTGCACGCGCTGCTAACCGACGAGAGCCAGGGCTACTACGCCGACTATCACCAGGACGCGACGACCAAGTTGGTCCGTTTCCTCGGTGAAGGCTTCATTTATCAGGGTCACCAGAATCGTCGGGGCGAATCGCGCGGCGAGCCCAGCGGACATTTGTCGCCGACATCGTTCGTGCTGTTTCTGCAGAACCACGACCAGACCGGCAATCGTGCCTTCGGTGACCGACTGATCAACCTCACCGATGCCGATGCGCTCAAGGCGGCGACCGCCGTCCTGTTGCTCTCGCCGATGATTCCGTTGCTGTTCATGGGCGAAGAATGGGGCGCTCGTGAGCCCTTCCTGTTCTTCACCAGCCATCACGGCGAGCTGGCCGATGCCGTGCGCGAAGGCCGCCGCGGCGAGTTCGCCGAATTTTCCGAGTTCGCCGATGAGCAGACTCGCGAACGTATCCCTGATCCGAATGCCGTGGAGACCTTCGAGGCGTCCATGCCGGACTTCGGCAAGCGCGAGCAGCCCGGACATGCCGAGTGGCTCGCCCTGTATCAGCGGCTGCTCGGGATCCGCCATCGGGAGATCGTGCCTCGCCTGGAAGGCGCTCGTTTTCTGGGTGCGCAGGCGTTGGCCGAGGCGGCCGTGCTCGCGCGCTGGCAACTGGGCGACGGCAGCGAACTTCGCCTGGAGCTGAACCTCGGCGACGTCGACCTTGAAGTCGCTCCGCCAAGCGCAGGCGCACGCCTGCTGCATGCCAGCCGCGGCACTGACGCCGAAACCGGCATGGGCATGCTACCGGCACGCACCGCGAAGATGTATCTGGAGGTTGCCAATGAGCGATGA